A part of Halobaculum sp. MBLA0143 genomic DNA contains:
- a CDS encoding RimK family alpha-L-glutamate ligase: MTVLLVGNYFGHEFDALATAVRERGTEAVTVDTDEWPSERPLTLDPGAGSLTVDGTTLSVDDVTGVFVRHNGLFVPAIRDYTDGVVSEDDNPYAALTQLREYRGLFRSLLRTVDAAGGTVFPGLDGLRWQETSVAACCRLGEAGLPVPPSLATSDTAAARAFLERHERVVCKPVAEFGGVKALTAADADVLEGLTTPVFLQALVPGDDVRCYVLDGEFLGAFEYVSDVEGFSFKTGDEHPDAVPADLSAAAVADVREAVAVSPMRYAAVDLRVDGGDHTVLEVNAGGRFALADRSGVTDVTDALADALVSDAG; encoded by the coding sequence TCGGCCACGAGTTCGACGCGCTGGCGACGGCCGTCCGGGAACGCGGGACGGAGGCGGTGACGGTCGACACGGACGAGTGGCCCAGCGAGCGGCCGCTGACGCTCGACCCGGGCGCGGGCAGCCTCACCGTCGACGGGACGACGCTGTCCGTCGACGACGTGACGGGGGTGTTCGTCCGACACAACGGGCTGTTCGTCCCGGCGATCAGGGACTACACGGACGGCGTCGTCAGCGAGGACGACAACCCGTACGCGGCACTCACCCAGCTCCGGGAGTACCGCGGGCTGTTCCGGAGCCTCCTGCGGACTGTCGACGCCGCCGGCGGGACGGTGTTCCCGGGACTCGACGGGCTCCGGTGGCAGGAGACCAGCGTCGCCGCCTGCTGTCGACTGGGTGAGGCCGGGCTCCCGGTGCCGCCGTCGCTCGCCACCTCCGACACGGCCGCCGCCCGAGCGTTCCTGGAGCGACACGAGCGGGTCGTCTGCAAGCCGGTCGCGGAGTTCGGCGGCGTGAAGGCGCTGACGGCGGCGGACGCCGACGTCTTGGAGGGCCTGACCACGCCCGTGTTCCTCCAGGCGCTCGTCCCGGGCGACGACGTACGGTGTTACGTCCTCGACGGGGAGTTCCTGGGCGCCTTCGAGTACGTCTCCGACGTGGAGGGGTTCTCGTTCAAGACCGGCGACGAACACCCGGACGCGGTGCCGGCCGACCTCTCTGCCGCCGCCGTCGCGGACGTTCGGGAGGCGGTCGCCGTCTCGCCGATGCGGTACGCCGCCGTCGACCTCCGAGTGGACGGCGGCGACCACACTGTGTTGGAGGTGAACGCGGGCGGCCGGTTCGCGCTGGCGGACCGAAGCGGCGTGACGGACGTGACCGACGCGCTCGCGGACGCACTCGTCTCCGATGCGGGCTGA
- a CDS encoding DNA-directed DNA polymerase II large subunit, protein MRPADERYFERLEEQLDEAFDRARTARERGLDPEPEIEIPVARDMADRVENILGIDGVAERVRELEGEMAREEAALELVTDFVEGTVGDFDTPAGKIEGAVRTAVALLTEGVVAAPIEGIDRVELLDNDDGTQFVNVYYAGPIRSAGGTAQALSVLVADYARSLLDIAEFHPRDAEVERYAEETDLYDSETGLQYTPKSEETKFIAERMPIMLDGEATSDKEVSGFRDLERVDTNSARGGMCLVLAEGIALKAPKIQRYTRQLDEVDWPWLQDLIDGNYTDDADDEDEATGDETASDADDPDDTEAATEGPPRPEPSEKFLRDLIAGRPVFGHPSEPGGFRLRYGRARNHGFATAGVHPATMHLVDDFLATGTQIKTERPGKAAGVVPVDSIEGPTVRLANGDVRRIDDPEEALEVRNGVEEILDLGEYLVNYGEFVENNHPLAPASYTVEWWIQEFEAAGADVQALRDDPTVELDDPDPEEALSWAESYDAPLHPSYTYLWHDVSVADFEALAAAVADGEVTGDVLVIEHTDRVAHTLESLLVEHSRTADAVRIPAFRPFLRQLGVTDGLSRTWETLPEAARTYDDGDNAIRAVGAVAPFRVRERAPTRIGNRMGRPEKSESRELSPAVHTLFPIGEAGGSQRSVGEAARTRTDAGRGVIEARVGDRTCPDCESHTYELQCPDCGSHTEPYYECRDCGTVCEPDESGRVLCDHCDREVESPREFTVDLNAELADALDAIDEREGAFEMLKGVKGLSSADKTPEPLEKGVLRAKHGVSAFKDGTVRYDMTDLPVTAVRPSELDVTAGHFRQLGYETDIDGEPLRHDDQLVELKVQDVVLSDGAAEHMMKTADFVDDLLERFYGLAPFYEVNERDDLVGELVFGMAPHTSAAVVGRVVGFTSAAVGYAHPYFHAAKRRNCFHPGTKLWYEDGSGSVHHERIETFVERYLDEETADSDDFGALVSELDDVDVTVPSVTADGEEVRRPVEAVSKHPAPDHLIEVRAEGDRSLTVTPDHSLLVARDGEIQRVDARDLAVGDDLPVPATRGGALAADTSADVTSDAERDDPDPRRATPDGGVPTATVTDTEIVAGDTTHTYNLTVAGTHTLVAEDTHVAQCDGDEDCVMLLLDGLLNFSETFLPNQRGGKMDAPLVMSSRIDPTEIDDEAHNMDIVDQYPPEFYEATREQADPETVDVQIAEETLDTANQYHGFDHTHDTTDIHMGPSLSAYKTLGSMMDKMDAQLDLSRTLRAVDETDVAERVIEYHFLPDLIGNLRAFSSQETRCLDCGEKYRRVPLTGDCRECGGDVNLTVHRGSVNKYMDTARQIAEEFDCREYTKQRLEILDRSLESIFENDNNKPTSIEDFM, encoded by the coding sequence GTGAGACCGGCCGACGAGCGGTACTTCGAACGGCTCGAAGAGCAGCTAGACGAGGCGTTCGACCGCGCACGGACCGCACGAGAGCGTGGGCTCGACCCGGAGCCGGAGATCGAGATCCCGGTCGCTCGCGACATGGCCGACCGCGTGGAGAACATTCTGGGGATCGACGGGGTCGCCGAGCGGGTCCGGGAGCTGGAAGGGGAGATGGCCCGCGAGGAGGCTGCGCTCGAACTCGTGACGGACTTCGTCGAGGGCACCGTCGGCGACTTCGACACCCCGGCCGGCAAGATCGAGGGAGCGGTCCGGACGGCGGTCGCGCTGCTGACCGAGGGCGTCGTGGCGGCGCCCATCGAGGGGATCGACCGGGTCGAACTGTTGGACAACGACGACGGCACTCAGTTCGTCAACGTCTACTACGCCGGGCCGATCCGGTCTGCGGGCGGCACCGCACAGGCGTTGTCGGTCCTGGTGGCCGACTACGCCCGGTCGTTGCTCGACATCGCGGAGTTCCACCCCCGCGACGCCGAGGTGGAGCGGTACGCCGAGGAGACCGACCTGTACGACTCCGAGACCGGGCTCCAGTACACGCCCAAGTCGGAAGAGACGAAGTTCATCGCCGAGCGGATGCCGATCATGCTGGACGGGGAGGCTACCTCCGACAAGGAGGTGTCCGGCTTCCGCGACCTCGAACGGGTCGACACCAACTCCGCTCGCGGGGGGATGTGTCTCGTGCTCGCGGAGGGAATCGCGCTGAAGGCCCCGAAGATCCAACGGTACACCCGCCAACTCGACGAGGTGGACTGGCCGTGGCTCCAGGACCTCATCGACGGCAACTACACGGACGACGCGGACGACGAGGACGAGGCGACAGGCGACGAGACGGCGTCGGACGCGGACGACCCGGACGACACGGAGGCGGCCACGGAGGGGCCGCCGCGGCCGGAGCCCAGCGAGAAGTTCCTCCGGGACCTGATCGCCGGTCGCCCGGTGTTCGGTCACCCCTCCGAGCCGGGCGGCTTCCGGCTCCGCTACGGTCGGGCGCGCAACCACGGGTTCGCCACTGCCGGCGTCCACCCGGCGACGATGCACCTCGTCGACGACTTCCTCGCCACCGGCACCCAGATCAAGACGGAACGGCCGGGGAAGGCCGCGGGCGTCGTCCCGGTGGACTCCATCGAGGGTCCGACCGTCCGGCTGGCCAACGGCGACGTGCGCCGGATCGACGACCCCGAAGAGGCGCTCGAGGTCCGCAACGGCGTCGAGGAGATTCTGGATCTCGGCGAGTACCTCGTCAACTACGGGGAGTTCGTCGAGAACAATCACCCGCTCGCGCCCGCCTCCTACACGGTGGAGTGGTGGATCCAGGAGTTCGAGGCCGCCGGCGCGGACGTGCAGGCGCTCCGGGACGACCCGACGGTGGAACTGGACGATCCGGATCCCGAGGAGGCGCTGTCGTGGGCAGAGTCGTACGACGCCCCGCTACACCCGAGTTACACCTACCTCTGGCACGACGTGTCCGTCGCCGACTTCGAGGCGTTGGCCGCGGCCGTCGCCGACGGCGAGGTGACCGGCGACGTGCTCGTGATCGAACACACGGACCGGGTCGCACACACACTGGAGTCGTTGTTGGTCGAACACTCCCGAACGGCCGACGCCGTCCGGATTCCGGCGTTCCGGCCGTTCCTGCGACAGCTCGGCGTCACCGACGGCCTCTCCCGGACCTGGGAGACGCTCCCGGAGGCGGCCCGGACGTACGACGACGGCGACAACGCGATTCGCGCCGTCGGCGCCGTCGCGCCGTTCCGGGTCCGCGAGCGGGCGCCCACCCGGATCGGCAACCGGATGGGCCGCCCGGAGAAGTCGGAGTCCCGGGAGCTGTCGCCGGCCGTCCACACCCTGTTCCCCATCGGTGAGGCCGGCGGGAGCCAGCGCTCCGTCGGCGAGGCGGCCCGCACCCGGACGGACGCCGGTCGCGGCGTGATCGAAGCCCGGGTCGGTGACCGCACGTGTCCGGACTGTGAGAGTCACACCTACGAGCTCCAGTGTCCCGACTGCGGCAGCCACACGGAGCCGTACTACGAGTGCCGGGACTGCGGAACGGTGTGTGAGCCGGACGAGTCCGGCCGCGTCCTCTGTGACCACTGTGACCGCGAGGTGGAGAGCCCCCGGGAGTTCACGGTCGACCTCAACGCCGAGCTCGCCGACGCCTTGGACGCGATCGACGAACGCGAGGGGGCGTTCGAGATGCTCAAAGGCGTCAAAGGGCTGTCGTCGGCGGACAAGACTCCGGAGCCGTTGGAGAAGGGCGTGCTCCGTGCGAAACACGGCGTCTCGGCGTTCAAGGACGGCACCGTCCGGTACGACATGACGGACCTGCCGGTCACCGCGGTCCGGCCGTCGGAGCTGGACGTGACTGCCGGCCACTTCCGGCAGTTGGGCTACGAGACGGACATCGACGGGGAGCCGCTGCGTCACGACGACCAACTGGTCGAGCTGAAGGTGCAGGACGTCGTGTTGTCCGACGGCGCGGCCGAACACATGATGAAGACGGCCGACTTCGTGGACGACCTGCTCGAACGCTTCTACGGACTGGCACCGTTCTACGAGGTGAACGAGCGGGACGACCTCGTCGGCGAACTCGTCTTCGGGATGGCCCCACACACGAGTGCGGCCGTGGTCGGCCGGGTCGTCGGCTTCACCTCCGCGGCCGTCGGCTACGCGCACCCGTACTTCCACGCCGCGAAGCGTCGGAACTGCTTCCACCCGGGCACGAAACTGTGGTACGAGGACGGGTCTGGCTCGGTCCACCACGAGCGAATCGAGACGTTCGTCGAGCGGTATCTGGACGAGGAGACCGCAGACAGCGACGACTTCGGAGCGCTCGTCTCCGAACTCGACGACGTGGACGTGACGGTTCCCTCGGTGACGGCCGACGGCGAGGAGGTCCGCCGCCCAGTCGAGGCGGTGAGCAAACACCCCGCGCCGGACCACCTGATCGAGGTGCGCGCGGAGGGTGACCGGTCGCTGACTGTGACGCCGGACCACTCGCTGCTCGTCGCCCGCGACGGCGAGATACAGCGCGTCGACGCCCGGGACCTCGCCGTCGGCGACGACCTCCCGGTGCCGGCGACTCGCGGCGGCGCGCTCGCGGCCGACACGAGCGCCGACGTGACTTCCGACGCCGAACGGGACGACCCCGACCCCCGACGAGCCACCCCCGACGGGGGCGTCCCGACGGCGACGGTGACGGACACGGAGATCGTCGCGGGCGACACGACACACACCTACAACCTCACGGTCGCTGGAACGCACACGCTCGTCGCCGAGGACACACACGTCGCCCAGTGTGACGGCGACGAAGACTGCGTAATGTTACTGCTAGACGGCCTTCTCAACTTCTCTGAAACGTTCTTGCCAAACCAACGCGGCGGAAAAATGGACGCGCCCTTAGTGATGTCTTCCCGGATCGACCCGACGGAGATCGACGACGAGGCGCACAACATGGACATCGTCGACCAGTACCCTCCGGAGTTCTACGAGGCGACCCGCGAGCAGGCGGACCCGGAGACGGTCGACGTCCAGATCGCCGAGGAGACGCTGGACACCGCCAACCAGTACCACGGGTTCGACCACACCCACGACACGACGGACATCCACATGGGGCCGTCGCTGTCGGCGTACAAGACGCTCGGATCGATGATGGACAAGATGGACGCTCAACTCGACCTCTCGCGGACGCTCCGGGCCGTCGACGAGACGGACGTGGCCGAACGGGTGATCGAGTACCACTTCCTCCCGGACCTGATCGGCAACCTCCGGGCCTTCTCCAGCCAGGAGACCCGGTGTCTCGACTGCGGCGAGAAGTACCGCCGAGTGCCGCTCACCGGTGACTGCCGCGAGTGCGGCGGCGACGTGAACCTCACCGTCCACCGTGGCTCCGTCAACAAGTACATGGACACCGCCCGCCAGATCGCCGAGGAGTTCGACTGCCGCGAGTACACGAAACAACGCCTGGAGATCCTCGACCGCTCGCTGGAGTCCATCTTCGAGAACGACAACAACAAACCCACGAGTATCGAGGACTTCATGTGA
- a CDS encoding VOC family protein, giving the protein MTDDTTTAERDPALARLALETTDLSRATLWYADRLGLVPTHRTATETVFDVGGSRLVLRRPDAVPRGGLHVHYALETPAREWPAWRARFPDAETVSFGDAHSVYPFDPDGHCPEVAGFGDDGCGLTGVFELVLEVASRADAEAAYRELGFEPVDRSERRRRVRLRGPADAARQVDLELWEPQLGLAGARGGVHVDFGLRVADPVAAADRAFGDHPAVHPHEREDGSVELYDPDGHHLVLLPRT; this is encoded by the coding sequence GTGACCGACGACACCACGACGGCCGAGCGGGATCCGGCGCTGGCCAGGCTCGCCCTGGAGACGACCGACCTCTCGCGGGCGACGCTGTGGTACGCCGACCGGCTCGGGCTCGTCCCGACCCACCGCACGGCGACGGAGACCGTCTTCGACGTCGGCGGCAGCCGGCTCGTCTTGCGGCGGCCCGACGCCGTCCCCCGCGGCGGACTCCACGTCCACTACGCGCTGGAGACGCCCGCTCGGGAGTGGCCCGCCTGGCGCGCCCGCTTCCCCGACGCCGAGACGGTCTCGTTCGGCGACGCCCACTCCGTCTACCCGTTCGACCCGGACGGCCACTGTCCGGAGGTGGCCGGCTTCGGCGACGACGGCTGTGGGCTGACCGGCGTGTTCGAGCTCGTCTTGGAGGTGGCCTCCCGGGCGGACGCCGAGGCGGCCTACCGCGAGCTCGGGTTCGAGCCGGTCGACCGCAGCGAACGACGCCGGCGCGTCCGACTCCGCGGCCCCGCCGACGCCGCCCGTCAGGTGGATCTGGAACTGTGGGAGCCACAACTGGGGCTGGCGGGTGCTCGTGGCGGCGTCCACGTCGACTTCGGGCTCCGGGTGGCCGACCCGGTCGCGGCCGCAGACCGCGCGTTCGGCGACCACCCAGCGGTCCACCCGCACGAACGCGAGGACGGCTCCGTGGAACTGTACGACCCGGACGGTCACCATCTGGTGTTGTTGCCGCGGACGTGA
- a CDS encoding DUF373 family protein, with translation MTTLVLCVDRTDDIGRKSGVRTPVVGWEAVRSLVTDVGLSDPEDAVVNSILESLRVARDLQDEGEETVVAVVSGSGDSGVGRDRALATGIDSVLERYDADGAIVVVDSAADERAVPIVESRLTVDSVDRVVVRQARDIESTYYLLKQFMADEELRETVLVPVGIGLILLPILLVQFSPAVALAGLTSLLGGALLYYGLGIDEAAESAPERAREALYSGQVSVVTYVVAGGLAVVGASLGALEVTGGAAAPFIGAVRFVYAAVPWLTAAALTASLGRLLDEIIREEAVRTPYLNLPFGLGALGLVVRGFAGWFLERRAGRGHLVVFDLTLSATQRLAVFILSGIVLAVVGFRVASRASEETLDEVIEAEPDERPDGGERE, from the coding sequence GTGACGACCCTGGTCCTGTGTGTGGACCGGACGGACGACATCGGCCGCAAGTCCGGAGTGCGCACTCCGGTCGTCGGCTGGGAGGCGGTCCGGTCGCTCGTCACCGACGTGGGGCTGTCGGATCCAGAAGACGCCGTCGTCAACTCTATTCTGGAGTCGCTCCGGGTGGCCCGCGACCTCCAAGACGAGGGCGAGGAGACGGTCGTCGCGGTCGTCTCCGGCAGCGGCGACTCCGGGGTCGGACGCGATCGAGCGCTGGCGACCGGGATCGACTCCGTGCTGGAGCGGTACGACGCCGACGGGGCGATCGTCGTCGTCGACTCCGCCGCCGACGAACGGGCGGTGCCGATCGTGGAGTCGCGGCTCACCGTCGACTCCGTCGACCGAGTGGTCGTGCGACAGGCCCGCGACATCGAGTCGACGTACTACCTCCTCAAGCAGTTCATGGCCGACGAGGAGCTCCGAGAGACGGTGCTCGTCCCGGTCGGGATCGGGCTCATCCTGCTGCCGATCCTGTTGGTCCAGTTCTCCCCGGCCGTCGCGCTGGCTGGACTCACCTCGTTGTTGGGCGGGGCGTTGCTGTACTACGGGCTCGGGATCGACGAGGCGGCCGAGAGCGCCCCGGAACGAGCCCGTGAGGCGCTGTACTCCGGCCAGGTGTCCGTCGTGACGTACGTCGTCGCCGGCGGGCTCGCGGTCGTCGGCGCGTCGCTCGGTGCCCTGGAGGTGACCGGGGGAGCGGCGGCCCCGTTCATCGGCGCCGTCAGGTTCGTGTACGCGGCCGTCCCGTGGCTGACCGCCGCCGCCCTGACGGCCTCGCTGGGCAGACTGTTGGACGAGATCATCCGCGAGGAGGCGGTCAGGACCCCGTATCTCAACCTCCCGTTCGGGCTGGGGGCGCTCGGGCTCGTCGTACGCGGGTTCGCCGGCTGGTTCTTGGAGCGGCGCGCCGGCCGAGGCCACCTCGTCGTGTTCGACCTGACGCTGTCCGCGACCCAACGACTCGCCGTGTTCATCCTCTCGGGGATCGTGCTCGCGGTCGTCGGCTTCCGAGTGGCCTCGCGCGCCTCCGAGGAGACGCTGGACGAGGTGATCGAGGCGGAGCCGGACGAACGCCCCGACGGCGGCGAACGGGAGTAG
- a CDS encoding DUF373 family protein — translation MLLVLPVDLDDDLGRKTGIETPVVGRDAVERAAVALATSDPEDSDVNVLFQAIRTYDELRREADEEVAVAVVTGVDGSDVAANRAVGEEVDTVLASLTTGETVKSVLVTDGAQDESVFPVIRSRVPIDGTRRVVVRQAQDLESIYYTMKQVLNDPETRGTILVPLGILLLIYPATIAASFLNIPGAAVLGLLSGLLGLYSLFHGLGLEETVDNAAARLRRGLYAGRLTIVTYAVAVALIVVGLVEGFRQLETVRQADPGLSAVRGAALFVRASVRWFAVAGVTTSLGQVTDEYLAESFRWQYVNAPFYVLAIAIVLHGVAGYFLPPAAGVEPISSTRLAVTLAAGTLLGVLSTLTFAVAESRYSVEPEPQ, via the coding sequence ATGTTGTTGGTCCTCCCGGTCGATCTCGACGACGACCTCGGTCGCAAGACCGGGATCGAGACGCCCGTCGTCGGGCGCGACGCGGTCGAGCGAGCGGCGGTCGCGCTGGCGACGAGCGACCCGGAGGACTCCGACGTGAACGTCCTGTTCCAGGCGATCCGGACGTACGACGAGCTCCGTCGGGAGGCCGACGAGGAGGTGGCGGTGGCGGTCGTCACCGGCGTCGACGGCTCCGACGTGGCCGCCAACCGCGCCGTCGGCGAGGAGGTCGACACCGTGTTGGCGTCGCTGACGACCGGCGAGACGGTCAAGAGTGTGCTCGTCACGGACGGTGCACAAGACGAGTCCGTCTTCCCCGTCATCCGGTCGCGGGTGCCCATCGACGGCACCCGGCGCGTCGTCGTCCGGCAGGCCCAGGATCTGGAGTCGATCTACTACACGATGAAGCAGGTGTTGAACGACCCGGAGACCCGCGGGACGATCCTCGTCCCGTTGGGCATCCTGTTGTTGATCTACCCCGCGACCATCGCGGCGTCGTTTCTGAACATCCCCGGCGCCGCCGTGCTCGGGCTGTTGTCCGGACTCCTGGGGCTGTACTCGTTGTTCCACGGCCTCGGGCTGGAGGAGACAGTCGACAACGCCGCCGCCCGGCTCCGCCGCGGACTGTACGCCGGCCGGCTCACGATCGTCACCTACGCCGTCGCGGTGGCACTGATCGTCGTCGGCCTCGTCGAAGGGTTCCGGCAGCTGGAGACCGTCCGGCAGGCCGATCCGGGGCTGTCGGCCGTCCGGGGGGCGGCCCTGTTCGTCCGTGCTTCCGTCCGGTGGTTCGCCGTCGCGGGCGTCACCACCTCGTTGGGGCAGGTGACCGACGAGTACCTCGCCGAGAGCTTCCGGTGGCAGTACGTCAACGCCCCGTTCTACGTCCTGGCGATCGCCATCGTCCTCCACGGGGTGGCGGGCTACTTCCTCCCGCCGGCGGCGGGTGTCGAACCGATCTCGAGCACGCGGCTCGCGGTCACGCTCGCCGCGGGCACGCTCTTGGGGGTGTTGTCCACGCTCACGTTCGCCGTCGCGGAGTCACGCTACAGCGTGGAGCCGGAGCCGCAGTAG
- a CDS encoding ubiquitin-like small modifier protein 2, which produces MNVTCEVVGEETTTVSVAADATYADLCRAVGYSPHEVTVLVDETPVAEDAPVETDRVTVLRLVKGG; this is translated from the coding sequence GTGAACGTCACCTGCGAGGTCGTCGGCGAGGAGACGACGACCGTCTCCGTCGCCGCCGACGCCACCTACGCGGACCTGTGTCGTGCGGTCGGCTACTCCCCCCACGAGGTGACGGTCCTGGTCGACGAGACCCCGGTCGCGGAGGACGCCCCGGTGGAGACGGACCGCGTGACCGTCCTCAGACTCGTGAAGGGTGGGTAG
- a CDS encoding GNAT family N-acetyltransferase, translated as MAADHRVRSARPAETAAVRRLLSAALLEPPPDLSAAVADGHVHVVADGGGRGRTAPVGCLVRRPPTTTPDADAVVAALRALDGPPFDPADWRETTAASHVDAVAVARGRRGRGVGRALVAAARSAVDAPVTTAFRPAVRPFYEALDFRVTSVPDADRLVAWDPL; from the coding sequence GTGGCGGCCGACCACCGCGTTCGGTCGGCGCGCCCGGCGGAGACGGCCGCCGTCCGCCGACTCCTGTCTGCGGCGTTGTTGGAGCCGCCGCCGGACCTCTCCGCCGCCGTCGCCGACGGCCACGTCCACGTCGTCGCCGACGGCGGCGGCCGGGGCCGGACGGCCCCCGTCGGCTGTCTCGTCCGCCGCCCGCCGACCACGACGCCGGACGCCGACGCCGTCGTCGCGGCGCTGCGGGCGCTCGACGGCCCGCCGTTCGACCCGGCCGACTGGCGCGAGACGACGGCCGCGAGTCACGTCGACGCAGTCGCGGTCGCTCGGGGCCGACGCGGCCGTGGGGTGGGGAGGGCTCTCGTCGCGGCCGCCCGGAGCGCCGTCGACGCACCGGTGACGACCGCCTTCCGACCGGCCGTGCGACCGTTCTACGAGGCGCTCGACTTCCGCGTCACCTCCGTGCCCGACGCTGACCGCCTCGTCGCCTGGGACCCACTATGA
- a CDS encoding DUF726 domain-containing protein — protein MTEDGSRETDGETESALVTRRRVLGAGAGLLGLGGVGAGYVYTALQSSDGDYTAPASFPTLSTRGAFDEAGDAQFDGPHPTPRPNGVPDGDEFVLFVHGFQTDHESARDQAHTAAVGLSETTRPLPVVAYSWDSNREWGVAKSSAEANGRALAAWLAEYAGPPVHVVAHSLGARVTGETLRALAPDDTTTVASVSLLGGAIPHDSVEHDGRYGDAIAAASPPVRNYHSRRDRVLGWVYRLSDGTRAVGHGGAADPTATPDGYTDVDVTATVPDHRSYYEPGEGCLPAVAERLP, from the coding sequence GTGACCGAAGACGGCAGCCGCGAGACGGACGGTGAGACCGAGAGTGCGCTCGTCACCCGCCGTCGTGTGCTCGGTGCCGGCGCCGGCCTGCTCGGGCTCGGCGGCGTCGGCGCCGGCTACGTCTACACGGCGCTCCAGAGCAGCGACGGCGACTACACTGCGCCGGCGTCGTTCCCGACCCTCTCCACCCGGGGTGCGTTCGACGAAGCCGGCGACGCACAGTTCGACGGGCCACACCCGACCCCGCGTCCGAACGGAGTGCCGGACGGTGACGAGTTCGTCCTGTTCGTCCACGGCTTCCAGACGGACCACGAGAGCGCCAGAGACCAGGCACACACCGCGGCGGTCGGGCTGTCGGAGACGACGCGACCGCTCCCGGTCGTCGCGTACAGTTGGGACTCCAACCGGGAGTGGGGAGTGGCGAAGTCGAGCGCCGAGGCCAACGGCCGGGCACTCGCGGCGTGGCTCGCCGAGTACGCCGGCCCGCCCGTCCACGTCGTCGCCCACTCGCTGGGAGCGCGTGTCACCGGCGAGACGCTTCGTGCGCTCGCGCCCGACGACACGACGACCGTCGCGTCCGTGTCGCTGCTCGGCGGCGCGATTCCACACGACAGCGTCGAGCACGACGGCCGCTACGGCGACGCCATCGCGGCCGCGTCGCCGCCGGTCCGGAACTACCACAGCAGACGCGACCGCGTCCTCGGCTGGGTGTACCGACTGTCCGACGGAACCCGAGCGGTCGGCCACGGCGGCGCCGCCGACCCGACGGCCACGCCGGACGGCTACACCGACGTCGACGTGACGGCGACGGTGCCGGACCACCGTTCGTACTACGAGCCCGGCGAGGGCTGTCTCCCGGCCGTCGCGGAGCGACTCCCCTGA